In one Bradyrhizobium sp. 4 genomic region, the following are encoded:
- a CDS encoding sodium-translocating pyrophosphatase, whose product MTALWLIVLCGVLSVVYAIWATSSVLSADAGSPRMQEIAAAVAEGAQAYLKRQYMTIGMVGVVIFALLAYFLGMLVAIGFLIGAVLSGAAGFIGMNVSVRANVRTAQAATTSLAGGLELAFKAGAITGMLVAGLALLGVTIYFAYLTHGMGLKANDRVVVDALVALGFGASLISIFARLGGGIFTKGADVGGDLVGKVEAGIPEDDPRNPATIADNVGDNVGDCAGMAADLFETYAVTAVATMVLAAIFFATSPLLVNMMTLPLAIGGVCIITSIIGTFFVKLGASQSIMGALYKGLIATGVLSIVGVAGVIYWLIGFGPLEGVKYTGMALFECGVVGLVVTGLIIVITEYYTGTDYRPVKSIAASSVTGHGTNVIQGLAISMESTAGPALVIIAGILVTYSLAGLFGIAIATATMLALAGMVVALDAFGPVTDNAGGIAEMAGLPKEVRKSTDALDAVGNTTKAVTKGYAIGSAGLGALVLFAAYNEDLKFFIANAAKYPYFQGVLPDFSLNNPYVVVGLLFGGLLPYLFGAMGMTAVGRAASAIVEEVRRQFREKPGIMQGTDKPDYGRAVDLLTKAAIKEMIIPSLLPVLSPIFVYFVIYAIAGGGAVGKSAAFSAVGAMLLGVIVTGLFVAISMTSGGGAWDNAKKYIEDGHYGGKGSDAHKAAVTGDTVGDPYKDTAGPAVNPMIKITNIVALLLLAILAH is encoded by the coding sequence ATGACAGCATTATGGTTGATTGTGCTCTGCGGAGTGCTTTCCGTCGTCTACGCGATCTGGGCGACGTCTTCGGTTTTGAGTGCGGATGCGGGGTCTCCGCGCATGCAGGAAATCGCGGCTGCGGTGGCCGAGGGCGCGCAGGCCTATCTCAAGCGACAGTACATGACGATCGGCATGGTCGGCGTCGTGATTTTCGCCCTGCTGGCCTACTTCCTCGGCATGCTGGTTGCGATCGGCTTCCTGATCGGTGCGGTGTTGTCGGGCGCGGCGGGCTTCATCGGTATGAACGTCTCGGTTCGCGCCAATGTGCGCACCGCGCAGGCGGCGACGACATCGCTTGCCGGCGGCCTCGAGCTCGCCTTCAAGGCGGGCGCCATCACCGGCATGCTAGTCGCGGGTCTCGCACTGCTCGGCGTTACCATCTATTTCGCCTATCTCACGCACGGCATGGGGCTGAAGGCCAACGACCGTGTCGTCGTCGATGCGCTGGTGGCGCTCGGCTTCGGCGCCTCGCTGATCTCGATCTTCGCCCGTCTCGGCGGCGGCATCTTCACCAAGGGTGCTGACGTCGGCGGCGATCTCGTCGGAAAGGTCGAGGCCGGCATTCCTGAGGACGATCCGCGCAACCCGGCGACCATCGCCGACAACGTCGGTGACAATGTCGGTGACTGCGCCGGCATGGCGGCCGACCTGTTTGAGACCTATGCGGTGACTGCGGTCGCCACCATGGTGCTCGCCGCGATCTTCTTCGCGACCTCGCCGCTGCTGGTGAACATGATGACCCTGCCGCTCGCCATTGGCGGCGTCTGCATCATCACCTCGATCATCGGCACCTTCTTCGTCAAGCTCGGCGCCAGCCAGTCGATCATGGGTGCGCTCTACAAGGGCCTGATCGCGACCGGCGTGCTGTCGATCGTGGGCGTTGCCGGCGTCATCTACTGGCTGATCGGTTTCGGCCCGCTGGAAGGCGTGAAGTATACCGGCATGGCGCTGTTCGAGTGCGGCGTCGTCGGCCTCGTCGTTACCGGGCTGATCATCGTGATCACCGAATACTATACCGGCACCGATTATCGCCCGGTCAAGTCGATCGCGGCGTCGTCGGTTACCGGTCACGGCACCAACGTGATCCAGGGCCTGGCGATCTCGATGGAATCCACCGCTGGTCCGGCGCTGGTGATCATCGCCGGCATTCTCGTCACTTACAGCCTTGCCGGCTTGTTCGGCATTGCGATTGCGACCGCCACCATGCTGGCGCTGGCTGGCATGGTCGTGGCGCTCGACGCTTTCGGCCCCGTCACCGACAATGCCGGCGGCATAGCCGAAATGGCCGGTCTTCCGAAGGAAGTCCGCAAGTCCACCGACGCGCTCGACGCGGTCGGCAACACCACCAAGGCGGTCACCAAGGGCTATGCGATCGGCTCCGCCGGTCTCGGCGCGCTGGTGCTGTTCGCGGCTTACAATGAAGACCTCAAATTCTTCATCGCCAACGCCGCGAAGTATCCGTACTTCCAGGGCGTACTGCCCGACTTCTCGCTCAACAATCCTTACGTCGTCGTCGGCCTCTTGTTCGGCGGCCTGCTGCCGTATCTGTTCGGCGCGATGGGCATGACCGCCGTGGGCCGTGCGGCCAGCGCGATCGTCGAGGAAGTGCGGCGCCAGTTCCGCGAGAAGCCCGGCATCATGCAGGGCACGGACAAGCCGGACTACGGCAGGGCCGTCGACCTGCTGACCAAGGCGGCGATCAAAGAAATGATCATTCCGTCGCTGCTGCCGGTGCTGTCGCCGATCTTCGTCTATTTCGTGATCTACGCGATCGCAGGTGGCGGTGCCGTCGGCAAGTCGGCCGCGTTCTCCGCCGTCGGCGCCATGCTGCTCGGCGTGATTGTGACGGGCCTGTTCGTCGCAATCTCCATGACCTCGGGCGGCGGTGCCTGGGACAA
- the thiL gene encoding thiamine-phosphate kinase, with amino-acid sequence MTSPHNPSAEDSLIARYFKPLATDPGALGLVDDAAILQALGSDIVVTTDAVVEGVHYLATDPPDTIARKALRVNLSDLAAKGAVPAGFVLTLALRSREDGWLRPFADALGEDAKTFACPLLGGDTVSTPGPQMISITAFGRVPQGRMVGRAGAQPGDRILVTGTIGDAALGLDVLKGGAVANALASDPHARETLISRYRVPQPRNALAHGVRDYATAAMDVSDGLAGDLTKLCAASGVSATIEVTSVPLSVAAAGLIAGKVVSVETLLAGGDDYEVLCTVPPAQGDALIALGRAAGLAITAIGTIVAGDERPRFLDGQGQELVLKRLSYSHF; translated from the coding sequence ATGACCAGCCCGCACAATCCCTCCGCCGAAGACTCCCTCATCGCGCGCTATTTCAAGCCGCTGGCGACTGATCCCGGCGCGTTGGGGCTGGTCGACGATGCCGCCATCCTGCAGGCGCTCGGCAGCGACATCGTCGTCACCACAGACGCGGTGGTCGAGGGTGTGCATTATCTTGCCACCGATCCGCCCGACACCATCGCGCGCAAGGCGCTGCGGGTGAACCTGTCCGATCTCGCTGCCAAGGGGGCCGTGCCGGCCGGCTTCGTGCTGACACTGGCGCTGCGCAGCAGGGAAGACGGCTGGCTCAGGCCGTTCGCGGACGCGCTCGGCGAGGATGCGAAAACCTTCGCTTGTCCACTGCTCGGCGGCGATACGGTGTCGACGCCGGGGCCGCAGATGATCTCGATCACCGCCTTTGGCCGCGTGCCGCAGGGGCGGATGGTCGGCCGCGCCGGCGCCCAGCCGGGCGACCGTATTCTGGTGACGGGGACGATCGGCGACGCCGCGCTTGGCCTCGATGTGCTCAAGGGCGGCGCGGTGGCGAATGCGCTGGCCTCCGATCCGCACGCGCGCGAGACGCTGATCTCGCGCTATCGCGTGCCGCAGCCGCGCAATGCTCTCGCGCACGGCGTGCGTGACTATGCAACGGCTGCGATGGATGTCTCCGACGGGCTTGCAGGAGACCTGACCAAGCTCTGTGCGGCGTCAGGCGTCTCGGCCACGATCGAGGTGACCAGCGTGCCGCTCTCGGTCGCTGCCGCCGGCCTGATCGCGGGCAAGGTCGTTTCCGTTGAGACGCTGCTGGCCGGGGGGGACGATTACGAGGTGCTGTGCACCGTTCCGCCGGCGCAAGGCGACGCACTGATCGCCTTGGGGCGGGCGGCCGGCCTTGCCATCACGGCCATCGGCACGATCGTCGCGGGCGATGAGCGGCCGCGCTTCCTGGACGGGCAGGGCCAGGAGCTGGTCTTGAAGCGACTGTCCTACAGCCACTTCTAG
- the nusB gene encoding transcription antitermination factor NusB, producing MADNSKKPPAGTEKKANRRGAARLAAVQALYQMDIGGAGINDIFAEFESHWLGNEVEGDTYLPAEAAFFRDVVSGVVRDQKKLDPLIDEALSKGWPLKRIEAILRAVLRAGAYELEHRKDVPGRVVVSEYVDVANAFVDREETGMVNAVLDQIGRQFRGDEFGRG from the coding sequence ATGGCTGACAACAGCAAGAAGCCGCCGGCTGGCACGGAGAAGAAAGCGAACCGGCGCGGTGCGGCGCGGCTCGCAGCCGTGCAGGCGCTGTACCAGATGGATATCGGTGGTGCCGGCATCAACGACATTTTTGCGGAGTTCGAGAGCCACTGGCTCGGCAACGAGGTCGAGGGCGATACATATCTCCCGGCGGAAGCGGCGTTCTTCCGCGACGTCGTTTCCGGCGTCGTGCGCGACCAGAAGAAGCTCGATCCGCTGATCGACGAGGCGCTGTCGAAGGGCTGGCCGTTGAAGCGCATCGAAGCGATCCTGCGCGCGGTGCTGCGGGCAGGGGCCTACGAATTGGAACATCGAAAGGACGTGCCGGGCCGCGTCGTCGTGTCCGAATATGTCGACGTCGCCAATGCCTTCGTCGACCGCGAGGAGACCGGCATGGTCAACGCTGTGCTCGACCAGATCGGCCGTCAGTTTCGCGGTGACGAGTTCGGACGGGGATAG
- the ribH gene encoding 6,7-dimethyl-8-ribityllumazine synthase produces the protein MADARRAPLKDQTDISGARALIVEARFYDDLQDAMLEGAVAELKAAGLTHDVITVPGALEIPAAIAIAVDAAAANGKPYDAAIALGCVIRGDTIHFEIVSQESSRALMDLAVARKLPLGNGILTVNTEAQAWARARASELNKGGDAARAAIAMLRIKRRLARA, from the coding sequence ATGGCAGACGCGCGGCGCGCACCCCTGAAGGACCAGACCGACATTTCCGGCGCACGCGCGCTGATTGTCGAGGCGCGGTTCTATGACGATCTCCAGGACGCGATGCTCGAAGGCGCGGTGGCCGAGCTGAAGGCGGCCGGTCTGACCCACGACGTCATCACGGTTCCCGGCGCACTGGAGATTCCTGCGGCGATCGCCATCGCGGTTGATGCCGCGGCCGCCAATGGCAAGCCTTACGACGCCGCGATCGCGCTCGGCTGCGTGATCCGTGGCGACACCATCCATTTCGAGATCGTCTCGCAGGAATCTTCCCGCGCGCTGATGGACCTGGCGGTGGCGCGCAAGCTGCCGCTCGGCAACGGCATCCTCACCGTCAACACCGAGGCGCAGGCCTGGGCGCGGGCGCGTGCCAGCGAGTTGAACAAGGGCGGCGATGCCGCGCGGGCCGCGATTGCGATGCTGCGCATAAAGCGCCGGCTGGCGCGGGCTTGA
- a CDS encoding riboflavin synthase: protein MFTGIVTDIGEIVGFTPTAHGQLHRLRIACRYDQTTIADGASIACNGVCLTVVASGVESGKDSAQRTWFDVDAAAETLALTTAKHWRVGTRLNLERALKIGDELGGHIVAGHADGIATLVGREDLPEMARFELSTTRELARFIATKGSITLDGVSLTVNTVKDVSFSVLIIPHTLTVTTIGGWKAGNEVNIEVDLMARYAARLTEMK from the coding sequence ATGTTCACCGGCATTGTCACCGATATCGGCGAGATCGTCGGCTTCACGCCGACGGCGCACGGCCAGCTGCATCGGCTGCGCATCGCCTGCCGCTACGACCAGACCACCATTGCCGACGGCGCCTCGATCGCCTGCAACGGCGTCTGCCTAACGGTGGTTGCTTCCGGCGTCGAAAGCGGCAAGGACTCTGCTCAAAGGACCTGGTTCGACGTCGATGCCGCGGCCGAGACGCTGGCGCTGACGACCGCAAAGCACTGGAGGGTCGGCACCAGGCTCAATCTCGAGCGTGCGCTCAAGATCGGCGACGAGCTTGGCGGGCATATCGTCGCCGGCCATGCCGATGGCATCGCGACCCTCGTCGGCCGCGAGGACCTGCCCGAGATGGCGCGGTTCGAGCTCTCCACGACGCGGGAGCTGGCGCGGTTCATCGCGACCAAGGGCTCGATCACGCTCGACGGCGTCTCGCTGACGGTTAATACGGTGAAGGACGTGAGCTTTTCGGTGCTGATCATCCCGCACACCCTGACGGTCACGACGATCGGCGGCTGGAAGGCGGGGAATGAGGTCAATATCGAGGTCGATCTGATGGCCCGCTACGCGGCGCGGCTGACGGAAATGAAGTGA
- the ribD gene encoding bifunctional diaminohydroxyphosphoribosylaminopyrimidine deaminase/5-amino-6-(5-phosphoribosylamino)uracil reductase RibD, producing MIFRILEDQFAQKARESRDADRRFMELALALGRRGQGRTWPNPAVGAVIVKDGVIVGRGWTQPGGRPHGEPEALRRAGEAARGATLYVTLEPCSHFGKSPPCADAVIAAGIKRAVAAIEDPNPEVAGQGYARLRAAGIMVDVGLCGREAAFDHAGHFRRVRDHRPHVILKLAVSPDGKIGAAGGKPVAITGEAARNRVHLLRAQSDAILVGIGTVLADDPQLDCRLPGMAARSPVRVVLDQSLRIPGASKLVGSAREIPLWVVGSELAEAAAATRLGAAGAQVIRVPPGNAAGLDLAAVLHALAGKGITRLMVEGGSRVAASFIAADLVDEIWLFRGAEAVGADGVDALAALPLSKITQSQAYKVHASETFDKDTLTIYERA from the coding sequence ATGATCTTCCGCATCCTGGAGGATCAATTCGCGCAGAAGGCGCGCGAGTCCAGGGATGCCGACCGGCGCTTCATGGAGCTTGCGCTGGCGCTCGGCAGGCGCGGGCAGGGACGTACCTGGCCCAATCCCGCCGTCGGTGCCGTCATCGTCAAGGACGGCGTGATCGTCGGCCGCGGCTGGACCCAACCAGGCGGACGACCGCATGGCGAGCCTGAGGCGCTGCGGCGCGCAGGCGAGGCCGCGCGCGGCGCCACGCTCTACGTCACGCTGGAGCCGTGTTCGCATTTCGGCAAATCGCCACCGTGCGCCGACGCCGTGATTGCCGCCGGCATCAAGCGTGCGGTGGCCGCGATCGAGGATCCCAATCCGGAAGTCGCCGGTCAAGGTTATGCGCGCCTGCGCGCCGCCGGCATCATGGTGGATGTGGGTCTGTGCGGGCGCGAAGCCGCCTTCGACCACGCCGGGCATTTCCGCCGCGTCAGGGATCATCGCCCGCATGTGATCCTGAAGCTCGCGGTCTCGCCCGACGGCAAGATCGGCGCGGCCGGGGGCAAGCCGGTCGCGATCACCGGCGAGGCGGCGCGCAACCGGGTGCATCTCCTGCGCGCGCAAAGCGACGCCATCCTGGTCGGCATCGGCACGGTGCTGGCGGACGATCCGCAGCTCGACTGCCGCCTGCCGGGCATGGCAGCGCGCTCACCGGTGCGCGTGGTGCTCGATCAGAGCCTGCGCATTCCCGGCGCAAGCAAGCTCGTGGGCTCCGCGCGCGAGATTCCGCTGTGGGTGGTGGGTTCTGAACTCGCGGAGGCCGCGGCCGCCACGCGGCTCGGTGCTGCAGGCGCGCAGGTGATCCGCGTGCCGCCCGGCAACGCCGCGGGACTCGATCTTGCGGCAGTGCTGCATGCATTGGCCGGGAAGGGCATCACGCGGCTGATGGTCGAGGGCGGCAGCCGCGTTGCGGCGTCCTTCATCGCCGCCGACCTCGTTGACGAGATCTGGCTGTTCCGCGGCGCAGAGGCGGTGGGCGCCGACGGGGTGGATGCGCTCGCTGCATTGCCGCTGTCGAAAATCACGCAGTCGCAGGCCTACAAGGTTCATGCTAGCGAGACCTTCGACAAGGATACTCTCACCATCTACGAGCGCGCGTAA
- the nrdR gene encoding transcriptional regulator NrdR codes for MRCPNCNSLDTQVKDSRPTEDSSVIRRRRVCVACNFRFTTFERVQLRELTVIKRNGRRVPFDRDKLMRSVSISLRKRQVEPERVEKMVSTIVRELETGGEAEISSEVIGETVMEHLRTLDDVAYVRFASVYRNFREAKDFADVLGELSGEEEARLAAIRK; via the coding sequence ATGCGCTGCCCGAACTGCAACAGTCTCGATACGCAGGTGAAAGACTCGCGTCCGACCGAGGACTCTTCCGTGATCCGCAGGCGACGCGTGTGCGTCGCCTGCAATTTCCGCTTCACCACCTTCGAGCGCGTGCAGCTGCGCGAGCTCACAGTGATCAAGCGCAACGGCCGCCGCGTGCCGTTCGACCGCGACAAGCTGATGCGCTCGGTGTCGATCAGCTTGCGCAAGCGGCAGGTCGAGCCGGAGCGGGTGGAGAAGATGGTCTCCACCATCGTGCGCGAGCTCGAGACCGGGGGCGAGGCTGAAATCTCCTCCGAAGTGATCGGCGAGACCGTGATGGAGCATCTGCGCACGCTCGACGATGTTGCCTATGTCCGCTTCGCCTCGGTCTACCGCAATTTCCGCGAGGCCAAGGATTTCGCCGACGTGCTCGGCGAGCTCTCCGGTGAGGAGGAAGCGCGGCTCGCCGCGATCCGCAAATGA
- the glyA gene encoding serine hydroxymethyltransferase, with amino-acid sequence MTFAKTASAPDSFFTASLEQADPEIAAAIKGELGRQRHEVELIASENIVSRAVLEAQGSVMTNKYAEGYPGARYYGGCEWVDVAENLAIDRAKKLFGANFANVQPNSGSQMNQAVFLALLQPGDTFMGLDLAAGGHLTHGSPVNMSGKWFKAAHYTVRREDQIIDMDAVAKQAEEVKPKLIVAGGSAYSRAWDFKRFREIADSVGAYLLVDMAHFAGLVAGGVHASPVPYAHITTTTTHKSLRGPRGGLMLWNDEALTKKFNSAIFPGLQGGPLMHVIAAKAVAFAEALRPDFKVYAKNVVENAKALAEAMKGHGFDIVSGGTDNHLMLVDLRPKGLKGNASEKALVRAAITCNKNGIPFDPESPFVTSGIRLGTPAATTRGFGVAEFQQVAGMIAEVLNAIAQSSDGKAPLVEAAIKERVKALTDRFPIYQ; translated from the coding sequence ATGACCTTCGCCAAAACCGCCTCCGCGCCCGATTCGTTTTTCACCGCCTCGCTCGAGCAGGCTGACCCGGAAATCGCAGCCGCCATCAAGGGCGAGCTCGGCCGCCAGCGTCACGAGGTCGAGCTGATCGCCTCCGAGAACATCGTCAGCCGTGCCGTGCTGGAAGCGCAGGGTTCGGTGATGACCAACAAATATGCGGAAGGCTATCCGGGCGCGCGCTACTACGGCGGTTGTGAGTGGGTCGACGTCGCCGAGAACCTCGCGATCGATCGCGCCAAGAAGCTGTTCGGCGCCAACTTCGCCAACGTGCAGCCGAACTCCGGCAGCCAGATGAACCAGGCGGTGTTTCTGGCGCTGCTTCAGCCCGGCGACACCTTCATGGGCCTCGATCTCGCGGCCGGCGGCCATCTCACCCACGGCTCCCCCGTCAACATGAGCGGCAAGTGGTTCAAGGCCGCGCACTACACCGTGCGCCGCGAGGACCAGATCATCGACATGGACGCCGTCGCCAAGCAGGCCGAGGAGGTCAAGCCGAAGCTGATCGTGGCCGGCGGCTCGGCTTATTCGCGCGCCTGGGACTTCAAGCGCTTCCGTGAGATCGCGGACAGCGTCGGCGCGTATCTCCTGGTCGACATGGCGCACTTCGCCGGTCTTGTCGCCGGCGGCGTGCATGCCTCGCCGGTGCCGTATGCCCATATTACCACCACCACGACCCACAAATCGCTGCGCGGTCCGCGCGGCGGCCTGATGCTGTGGAATGACGAGGCGCTGACCAAGAAATTCAACTCGGCGATCTTCCCGGGCCTGCAGGGCGGCCCCCTGATGCATGTGATCGCGGCGAAGGCAGTCGCCTTTGCCGAGGCACTGCGGCCGGACTTCAAGGTCTATGCCAAGAACGTCGTCGAGAACGCCAAGGCGCTGGCCGAGGCGATGAAGGGCCACGGGTTCGATATTGTCTCCGGTGGCACCGATAACCATCTGATGCTGGTTGACCTCCGGCCGAAGGGCCTAAAGGGCAACGCCTCGGAGAAGGCGCTGGTTCGCGCTGCCATCACCTGCAACAAGAACGGTATTCCTTTCGACCCCGAGTCGCCGTTTGTCACCTCCGGTATTCGGCTGGGCACGCCTGCGGCAACCACCCGCGGCTTCGGAGTCGCTGAATTCCAGCAGGTCGCCGGTATGATCGCCGAAGTCCTCAACGCGATCGCGCAGTCCTCCGACGGCAAGGCGCCGCTGGTGGAAGCCGCGATCAAGGAACGGGTCAAGGCGCTCACCGACCGTTTCCCGATCTATCAGTAA
- a CDS encoding MarR family winged helix-turn-helix transcriptional regulator: protein MMKAVATAADTAERVSGQQGSVQTLYLEALTLVERLHRRLLDVIKDEFDRRGRADINSVQALLLYNIGDKELTAGELRTRGYYLGSNVSYNLKKLVELGFLDHQRSRVDRRSVRIRLTPQGQEVRRIVDSLYQKHVKTVEQVGGISGEEFSTLNKSLHRLERFWTDQILYRL from the coding sequence ATGATGAAAGCCGTCGCAACTGCGGCAGATACCGCAGAGCGCGTCTCCGGCCAGCAGGGTTCGGTGCAGACGCTCTATCTGGAAGCTTTGACTCTGGTGGAGCGGCTGCATCGCCGGCTGCTCGACGTGATCAAGGACGAGTTTGATCGCCGCGGCCGTGCGGACATCAACTCGGTGCAGGCGCTGCTGCTCTACAACATCGGCGACAAGGAGCTGACCGCGGGCGAACTGCGCACGCGCGGTTATTATCTCGGCTCCAACGTCTCCTACAATCTGAAGAAGCTCGTCGAGCTCGGCTTCCTCGATCATCAGCGCTCGCGCGTCGATCGCCGCTCGGTGCGCATCCGCCTGACGCCGCAGGGCCAGGAAGTTCGCCGTATCGTCGACTCGCTCTACCAGAAGCACGTCAAGACGGTGGAGCAGGTCGGTGGCATCTCGGGCGAGGAGTTCTCGACCCTCAACAAGTCGCTGCACCGCCTCGAGCGGTTCTGGACCGACCAGATCCTGTATCGTCTCTGA
- a CDS encoding DUF6163 family protein, which produces MSEISTRDAARDSARDAVRDNARDSAMSVAAISSERAESDDNVWTRRLVLFLRVMALLSILKGLYHWAQVTGFVGGEDEAFENQSMAWQASTIYFAVIELVAAVGLWLATPWGAVVWLTTVVSMAVIELMFPGIYGGSLIVVGVEAFMLAAYLALAWMAARERPP; this is translated from the coding sequence ATGTCCGAGATCTCCACCCGCGATGCGGCCCGCGACAGTGCCAGGGACGCCGTCCGAGACAATGCCAGAGACAGCGCAATGTCGGTGGCGGCGATCTCGTCGGAGCGAGCTGAGTCCGACGACAATGTCTGGACGCGCCGGCTCGTGCTGTTCCTGCGGGTGATGGCGCTGCTCTCGATCCTCAAGGGCCTCTACCATTGGGCGCAGGTGACGGGCTTCGTCGGCGGTGAGGACGAGGCGTTCGAGAACCAGTCGATGGCCTGGCAGGCCTCGACCATCTACTTCGCCGTGATCGAACTCGTTGCTGCGGTCGGGCTGTGGCTGGCGACGCCCTGGGGCGCCGTGGTGTGGCTGACGACCGTGGTGTCGATGGCGGTGATCGAACTGATGTTCCCGGGCATCTACGGCGGCAGCCTGATTGTGGTCGGCGTCGAAGCCTTCATGCTGGCGGCCTATCTCGCACTCGCCTGGATGGCCGCACGCGAACGGCCGCCATAG